The genomic stretch CCAGGAAAGCCGGGCTGCCAAGGGTTACCAAGGCATGTCAGACGAAAGTCGGAAGACGGGCTGCTCCCTAACGGAAACGATTCACTTTGAGTCGTTCCTGAAAGTCGTCGTCGCATGTTGCTTACCCAACATGCTCTCACCTCGCGAGATATTTGACATGAAGAACTTCACGCAAAGCATTGTTAACTTCCTGAAGGAAGAAGATGGCCCGACCGCTGTTGAGTATGCGGTTATGTTGGCATTGATCGTCGTCGTTTGCTTGGCTGCTGTCGGTACCATCGGTACCAACGCAGAAGCCAAGTTCACCGAAGTCGGTAACGCAATCGGCAACTAGTTGATTGCCGTCGATTCTTTCGGCGGACCAAAAAGATATCTCGTCGCGACGCGGTGTGGGCTTTCATCGGCCCTCACCGCCGCGCCGGGATGCTTTTCGTTGAGGTCGGAACGAAGCAACCCTTCGCCCGAACCGAAACTTGAAACAGCCAACCGGACGCGCCCGCGTCACACGGCCCGCATCCGATCCACTGCGGGAGAACCCTGATCATGAACTATCCATTGCTACCGGCTGATGCTGCGGCTTACGCCTGGCAACTGTCTTGCTGTCTCGTGACGTTACTGTTCGCGATGTTCAGTTGGATGATCGGCCCACGTTAGTAACCCACCCACCTTGGCTGTCTCGC from Rubripirellula tenax encodes the following:
- a CDS encoding Flp family type IVb pilin; translated protein: MKNFTQSIVNFLKEEDGPTAVEYAVMLALIVVVCLAAVGTIGTNAEAKFTEVGNAIGN